The DNA window AGCCCTATTGCAGCCCAGTCCTGGCCCGGACCCCGCAGAACCAGGCACTGGGCAAACACCAGCCTCTCTTCGGAGCTCTGAAGCCTCTCTTGCCACAGCTGCTCTTTTTCAGTTCAAGCTCTTTTCCCCTGCACACCCCACAAGTTTCTGCTGCAGCTAAGGAGCCTGGCTCCTTGTTCGCTCCTGGCAGCGAGGGatccctgctcctgctctcccAGCTCAAGCAACAGTGGTGAGCCCAGACAGGAGCACTCACAGCTTTGGAGAGAATGGCCAGCTTTGGACACGTTTCCTTCTGGggaaccctccccccaaacataAAACTTGCAGGATATTTGTCCCTGGTCCCCTCACCTTTGCTAACTACCCCATACCCGGGGCAGCTGATGGCCCTGTGCAGGACGGCCAACCTCAAACGTTCAAAAATCGGCGAGTCAGGCTCACTAAAAACCAGGAGATTGGTTTTAAAGTCAGGAGAGGAAGTAAAAACAATAGCTGTGGGGTTCACTTATTGGCCTTCTGCTCTCTGAGCCTTCGggtgctcggggtggggtggggtgggtcacACCTGGGAGTTTTCTGCacagccacgagggctagaaacttacttttcctTTAAAGAATGAAGGCTGGAGTCATCAAGTCGCCACttaactccaggagctggggctttaaggaaacaataattatcatggcaaaatcctgagagttggcaacactgcaggtGCATTGCTGCGCCCTGAGACTCTTCACTCTTCCGACACACAACACAGTCGGTGTTTGAGAGCTTTGGAGCGAAGCATCAGACCCATTTCACACAGTGTCATACACAATGGCTGCAGATTAGCCGAGAAGAGAGGCTGTTCAGGAAGCTGGGTGCTGACTGAATGGGGTGCCAGTTTTGTATGAGAAGGAATTAAATAGCTGAAGATCTAGCTATTGCTCCTATGTTGTCATAGCACATTCATTCTCTCCACTGGCAAATCCAGATACAGTTTGCAACTCTTCTGTACCCCGTTCTACCACAAAGGGCTTGCCATGCTAACAGAGGCCATTTGAAATGTTCGCTTCCTTAAGCAATAGTTGTGCCGGGGAATCGAGCCTTAACCCAATGCATTAAAATCCTGCTTAAGGCTCATAATGAGGGaggctgaaaaaaacaaaaagttttgagGGATGGGGAAAGCGATAAAGTTTAAGTGCAACAGAGAAAAACTTTAGCCAAGACCAAATCTTGTCCAAGCGCCCCACTGGGACAGAGCTTCCCAGAAGAGAGGACATGCTTGTGCTTTTCTGCTCCTCATTAAGCCAGGAAAtgatctgttctctctctctcccaccaatCAGACCCGCAAACCGGACAAGCTGCTTTCTTCATCCAATGTCCGTGGCCCCCTGTTCTTTCCCACTGGAGACCCAGATGCTGGATTGCCTGAGAAGCACCCAGGAAAATGGGATCTTCTACTGCCCCCTGGCCACAACCTGGATTCCTGCAGCTATTGCATTAAGTACCTGACCTTCCTCTGGAACCTCTTGTTCTCTGTGCTGGGTTTGCTGATCTTGGCCTTTGGGATCTGGGGGCTCCTGGACAAGGAGTCCCTGGTAAGTGAGCGTATAGCCCACCTAGGCTCTGACCCCATGCTCTTCTTTGTCCTGGTTGGTTTGGCTGTCAGCACCATCTCTCTGGCAGGCTGCATGGGAGCACTTTATGAAAACACCTGCCTGCTGAAGTTCTTTACTGGGGGAGTCATCACTTTTGTCATCTTGGAGATTCTAGGTGGGCTCGTACTGTATTCTCTGAGACAACAGATCAAGGGTTCCCTGCAGAACACCATGCTGGTGGCTGTCCTAAGGTACCAGGATGACCCAGATCTGAGATTCATCATGGACGAAATTCAGATGGGCTTGCAATGCTGTGGCGTGGAGTCCTACCAGGACTGGAAAATGAACGTGTGAGTACAGAGGTTTGGGCTACAGCCACATTGTCTGGCTCACTTGGGAGGCAGTGGAAAATCTCGGCTTTGggcagtccatttatccagcctaGCAAAGCACTGTGGCATTCCTAGTCCAAATTCTCTTTGCAAGCAGGAGAGCCAGCAGTGACTGGCTCAGCTCCTGGCTACAAGCTcatgctgcagctgtctgtgcagcTTCCTAGCATGTCAGGCGGAGTGCTCGCAAGGGGCGTGGTACAGCCATATGCCTTCAGCCTCGCTTATGCTGCATCTTGTGGAGGCTCCTTGCAAAGCTCATGGAAACTTACCAGCCAAGGCACAATCTGTGCCCCCTCCTTTCTGTATTGTGATCTGACTTGCTGAGTGCGAGTATAGATCTCCACAaggtatttgtaaagcacttgtgGGCCTGGCCTCCATAGGGCGGCTCTCCGTGTGGACTGAGAGCCAGGGGGGGTGGATAGACACTGTCAGAGCTGTTGTTCTCACACAAGGAGTGAGCTGATGAGATTGGGCTATGGGAAGATGCTGGTCTACAGTGCTGGAGCCCCAAACTTCTCCACTTTCTCCTGCAAGGGAGgctctttgctttgctttttcttcttACAACAACCTGATGAAactccagggcagggcaggaaatCCCCGGTGCAAGCTCAAGGCtctgggcctgccctctattgCTTGGCTGGCCGGTGCGTTTGTGTATGGTGGGGAGCCTTTATCTCctggtggggtgtgggagtgggggtgggctgAGGAAATGACACCATTAAACCAACCTGAGACAGGTGCTGGCAGGTAACGTTCCCGTTCAGGTTCCAACCACCAGCCCCAGACCTGTGCTCCGATTCGAGCCTAGTGCAGCATGGCCCACTCAGCAGAGGGGTCTCAGACTAGAACCACTGCAGCCTTTCCTGGCCATGGGAGATGGACCCCAAAGCTGCAGCTCAGGATTCTCTGCTCGTAGTGAGCAATGCCAGTTCCTGCAGTGGTGAGCACACAAGCACTTGGGTCCTCGAGTCACCCCCAGAGAGACTGACGGATTCTCCTTGTTCACCCGCAGGTATTTTAACTGCAGCTCCCCAGGTGTGCAAGCCTGCGGCGTTCCCGCTTCCTGCTGTCTGAATCCCCTGGAGAATGGCACCATCACAAACTCCCAGTGTGGCTTCGGAGCCCTCGGCATGGAGGAGGTTGCAGCTCAAAGTATCATCTCCCTCGGCGGCTGCGTGCCCCAGCTGAGTCGGTGGCTTCACGGCCATgggggggtgctgagcacttactTTGTGTTTCTGATCCTGGTTGAAGTTGGAGGCTTATTATTGGCAACCAAGTTACTGGCAGACCTGGCATCTGTCGGAGCGCTagggcagcagcccagggcttGGTGACTCACCGCACGTGGCTGGAGGTCAGGGTTGGATCCTGGGGCGGAGCCTCGGGCCCAGAACCGCTCTCCAGCATGGCAAGATGGACGGTGTGGGCCCACTGCTGAGCTCAGGTTCTCCGAGGCCTCGCTGCGTGGGAAAGGTTGTTTAGCATAAGCTCCTGTGTGAACCGAAGCCTGGCTGGTTGTCTCGGTGTAACCCCCTTGGTGGACACACGGATTGCAGTGTGAAACGGCGCCATCATTCCAGCTCGTGTCGCGTGAAAAGGGGGTGGACCTAAGCCAAGAAAAGCCCCTCGTGCACTGGCAGAAGGGccgctgtggggagaggggtttaGTTCTGGGACTAGtctggcagaggcagggaacTCCACTGGCCCCACTGAGCCTGCTTCAGCGGCTCCCTGGGCTGCAGGAGGTGGGAGCGGAGCCCTCCGTGCCTGGCTGGAAACAGCCCAGCGGCACCACCCCTGCCTCCGACCGCTGCTAGGAGACCCTCTCTCAGCGGCTCTGACCTCAGTCACGGAGGGGGAACTCCAGGCGAGTGCAAGGCTTCCTATGCCACCCCGTCTCCAGCCCTGGgtgcaaatgctgctgctgcctcccatcTCCTGCCTGCTGGGGGGAGGCCTTACGcctgcccagctggggctggaaagcTTTGTAGTTACCTGGCAAATAAACGTCTGCCTGTACCGTGGCTGTAGCTGTGCGTGGCTATGGAGGAGGGGAGTGACTGGGAAGGGCCGCCCCTGGCAGGGAGATACCACGCAGGGCGAGTGAGCCCACGAGGAGTGACAATCGCCGAGTCCCATGGCTCCGCTTTTAGAAACCGCGGCCTTGCCGGTCTAGGCCGGACGTGCCCAGCGGTGGCCATCTCGCTTCCCCTTAAGCCCACTCCTGGCTGTGGGAAGTGAACGGCCAGTTTGCCCCACCCTCACCAGGGGTGGGGGCGTTAAAGGCCCAATCCAACAGCTCCCTCCGCTGACTGCGCTGGGCCTCAGCCAGGCCTTGCAATGAGATGCAGCCTGCAGAATAGAGCCTTGGTCCTGCTTGTCTGTGCAGGGATGACCCTTGAATGCCCagtgtgctggctggctggctggctgccccgGCCCTGCCACACCCTCCCCTTCCAGCACAGCTGACTCAGAGGCTCCCAGG is part of the Eretmochelys imbricata isolate rEreImb1 chromosome 14, rEreImb1.hap1, whole genome shotgun sequence genome and encodes:
- the TSPAN10 gene encoding tetraspanin-10; this encodes MKCDFSHDRSLTEVPAQPRALTTPCLWILLPAKAGDACSRMTSGPGLASTGGKLFMLVAPFVARFSFRKVKVEEDERSLLLPETRKPDKLLSSSNVRGPLFFPTGDPDAGLPEKHPGKWDLLLPPGHNLDSCSYCIKYLTFLWNLLFSVLGLLILAFGIWGLLDKESLVSERIAHLGSDPMLFFVLVGLAVSTISLAGCMGALYENTCLLKFFTGGVITFVILEILGGLVLYSLRQQIKGSLQNTMLVAVLRYQDDPDLRFIMDEIQMGLQCCGVESYQDWKMNVYFNCSSPGVQACGVPASCCLNPLENGTITNSQCGFGALGMEEVAAQSIISLGGCVPQLSRWLHGHGGVLSTYFVFLILVEVGGLLLATKLLADLASVGALGQQPRAW